The Coleofasciculaceae cyanobacterium genome includes a window with the following:
- a CDS encoding transposase: MEAGKRNDTVERNEGNDLLIAGSGNDILYGQAGSDRLSGGNGNDKLYGEKGNDILDGGDGNDTLNGDDGNDTLFGQLGKEIFKDLLIKWNCSLVEFGGESDHIHCLFEAEPTIELVFLIKNLKSVSSRRIRQEYSQHLKPFYSKNYFSGIELIVLFP; the protein is encoded by the coding sequence ATTGAAGCAGGTAAAAGAAACGATACGGTAGAAAGAAATGAGGGCAACGATCTATTGATAGCTGGCTCTGGCAATGACATTCTCTACGGTCAAGCTGGAAGCGATCGCTTATCTGGTGGAAATGGTAACGACAAGCTCTATGGTGAAAAAGGCAACGACATTTTGGATGGAGGAGACGGTAATGATACCCTAAACGGTGATGATGGCAATGATACTCTTTTTGGTCAATTGGGTAAAGAAATATTCAAAGACTTGTTAATAAAATGGAATTGCTCATTGGTCGAGTTCGGAGGAGAAAGCGACCACATACACTGTCTTTTTGAAGCAGAGCCAACTATCGAACTAGTATTTTTAATCAAAAATCTAAAGTCAGTTTCTTCTCGCAGAATTAGACAGGAATATAGTCAGCACTTAAAGCCTTTTTACTCGAAGAACTACTTTTCTGGAATCGAGCTTATTGTGTTATTTCCGTAG
- a CDS encoding inositol monophosphatase family protein: MGNNQIEKLPEILKIARSVAWGAADVLSSFYHKDTSDLDVKDKKDGPVTEADLAANKYILGRLKEELGTEDFGYLSEETFDVKKAEPIPKDWVWIIDPLDGTRDFIDKTGEYGMHIALAYQGRPIIGIVAIPEAGKVYFAAKDRGSFVETKDGTVTPSAVSERNKIEELYLIVSRSHRDDRFKQLIERLPFAGKKYMGGVGGKISTLLEQTSDVYLSLSGKSAAKDWDFAAPELILTEAGGKFTYINGEPVYYNQGDVKRWGCIVATNGQCHEALCEKAAAIIDEIDNG, from the coding sequence TTGGGCAACAATCAGATCGAAAAGTTACCAGAAATTCTCAAAATAGCTCGCTCTGTCGCTTGGGGTGCAGCTGATGTTCTTAGTTCTTTTTATCACAAAGACACTTCTGATTTGGATGTTAAAGACAAAAAAGATGGTCCTGTTACGGAAGCCGATTTAGCTGCCAATAAATATATTTTAGGCAGGTTAAAAGAAGAACTGGGAACTGAAGATTTTGGTTATTTGTCTGAAGAAACTTTTGATGTCAAAAAAGCTGAACCCATCCCTAAAGACTGGGTTTGGATTATTGATCCGCTTGACGGCACCAGAGATTTTATCGATAAAACTGGTGAGTATGGAATGCACATTGCTTTGGCGTATCAAGGTCGTCCTATAATTGGCATTGTGGCTATTCCTGAAGCGGGTAAGGTTTATTTTGCTGCTAAAGATCGAGGTAGTTTTGTCGAAACCAAAGATGGCACGGTCACACCGAGCGCAGTTTCCGAGCGCAACAAGATTGAAGAATTATACTTAATTGTTAGTCGTTCTCACCGCGACGATCGCTTTAAACAATTAATTGAACGCCTACCGTTTGCGGGTAAAAAATATATGGGTGGCGTTGGGGGGAAAATTTCTACTCTCCTCGAACAAACATCTGATGTTTATCTTTCTTTGTCGGGTAAATCAGCAGCCAAAGATTGGGACTTTGCCGCACCAGAATTGATCCTTACCGAAGCTGGTGGTAAGTTCACCTATATTAATGGTGAGCCTGTGTATTATAACCAGGGAGATGTAAAACGATGGGGATGTATTGTGGCTACTAATGGACAGTGTCATGAAGCTCTTTGTGAAAAAGCTGCTGCGATCATCGACGAAATTGATAATGGGTAA
- the rsgA gene encoding small ribosomal subunit biogenesis GTPase RsgA, whose amino-acid sequence MSDWDLIARKLNSDRPNDRKSDVPIWGTVVAVQANFYRVKLVGNFATQFLLCTRRTRLKKIGQKVMVGDRVLVVEPDWLDARGAIAEVSNRTTELQRPPVANAELILLVFALEEPTLDPWQLSRFLVKAESTALQLCLCLNKCDLIEAAQQQWWQQRLQQWGYDASYISVEQQLGIEPLLSRLKGKITVVAGPSGVGKSSLIDALIPTVKLRVGKVSGKLQRGRHTTRHVELFELPGGGLLADSPGFNQPELDCLPSNLAHYFPEARARLKQGICQFSNCLHRDEPNCVVRGDWERYEYYLDFLDKAIARQAASQQQPDEESSLKLKVKRSGKSQYEPKLQIKKYRRTSRKTRQQNLQETYERQLDDEREDRL is encoded by the coding sequence GTGAGTGATTGGGATTTAATTGCTCGAAAACTAAATAGCGATCGCCCTAATGATCGCAAATCTGATGTGCCAATCTGGGGAACGGTAGTTGCGGTTCAGGCTAACTTTTATCGGGTCAAGCTGGTAGGCAACTTCGCCACCCAGTTTTTGCTTTGTACTCGTCGTACTCGGCTCAAAAAAATTGGACAAAAGGTAATGGTCGGCGATCGCGTTTTAGTGGTAGAACCAGATTGGCTTGATGCTCGAGGAGCAATTGCCGAAGTTTCTAATCGTACTACCGAGCTACAGCGACCACCTGTGGCTAATGCTGAGTTAATTTTGCTGGTATTTGCTTTAGAAGAACCTACTTTAGATCCCTGGCAACTGAGTCGCTTTTTGGTTAAGGCCGAATCTACGGCTCTACAACTTTGTTTATGTCTTAATAAGTGCGATCTAATCGAGGCAGCACAACAGCAGTGGTGGCAGCAACGTCTTCAGCAGTGGGGATATGATGCTAGCTATATTAGCGTCGAACAGCAATTAGGCATCGAACCATTGTTGTCTCGCCTCAAGGGAAAAATTACCGTAGTAGCAGGACCAAGTGGAGTTGGTAAATCCAGCTTAATTGATGCTTTAATTCCGACCGTTAAGTTACGAGTGGGTAAAGTATCGGGCAAGCTGCAACGGGGTCGCCATACTACGCGCCATGTAGAGTTATTTGAGCTTCCTGGGGGCGGTTTGTTAGCCGATAGCCCAGGATTCAATCAGCCTGAGCTGGACTGTCTTCCCAGTAATTTAGCGCATTATTTTCCTGAAGCCAGAGCTAGATTAAAGCAAGGAATCTGTCAGTTTAGTAATTGTCTGCACCGAGATGAGCCAAATTGCGTTGTTCGAGGAGATTGGGAAAGATATGAGTATTATCTGGATTTTTTAGACAAAGCGATCGCGCGTCAAGCAGCATCGCAGCAGCAGCCAGATGAAGAATCTAGCCTTAAGCTCAAGGTCAAGCGTTCGGGTAAGAGTCAATACGAACCAAAGTTACAAATTAAAAAATATCGGCGTACTTCTCGCAAAACCAGACAGCAAAATCTTCAGGAAACTTATGAAAGACAGCTAGATGATGAAAGAGAAGATCGACTGTAG
- the asnS gene encoding asparagine--tRNA ligase: MVTRRVADILKNGQPDESVTIQGWVRTKRELKGFSFVEVNDGSSIAGLQAVLDADLPNYEEILKQLSTGASVEIKGKLVESPGKGQKIEMKGESAVVYGTADPETYPLQKKRHSFEFLRTISHLRSRTNTLGAVFRVRNACATAIHQFFQEKDFLWIHSPIITASDCEGAGELFTVTNLNLNKLPQNEQGEADYSQDFFGKPAYLTVSGQLQAEVMAMAFKNVYTFGPTFRAENSNTSRHLAEFWMIEPEMAFCDLEGDQNLAEEFLKYIFKYVLDHCADDLEFFNKWVDKSVLANADTIVSNEFERITYTKAIELLEKAKQKFEFPVEWGIDLQSEHERYLAEKLFKKPVIVTNYPKDIKAFYMRLDEGEKTVSAMDVLAPGIGEIIGGSQREERLDVLERRIKQMNIEAEDIWWYLDLRRYGTVPHAGFGLGFERLVQFMTGMTNIRDVIPFPRTPLSADF, encoded by the coding sequence ATGGTAACTAGACGAGTTGCAGACATTCTCAAAAATGGTCAACCAGATGAATCCGTAACCATTCAGGGTTGGGTACGCACCAAGAGAGAATTAAAGGGGTTTTCTTTTGTAGAAGTCAACGATGGCTCGTCTATAGCAGGTTTACAGGCTGTTCTGGATGCTGATTTGCCCAACTATGAAGAAATTCTTAAACAACTAAGTACTGGAGCATCCGTAGAAATAAAGGGCAAGTTAGTCGAGTCTCCAGGAAAAGGGCAGAAAATTGAAATGAAAGGGGAGTCGGCGGTCGTGTATGGTACCGCCGATCCTGAAACCTATCCTTTGCAAAAGAAACGTCACTCTTTCGAGTTTCTCCGCACCATCAGCCACTTGCGATCGCGCACCAATACTTTAGGAGCAGTTTTTCGGGTACGGAATGCTTGCGCTACGGCAATTCATCAGTTTTTCCAGGAGAAAGACTTTCTCTGGATTCACAGTCCGATTATTACAGCCAGCGACTGTGAGGGGGCAGGAGAGTTATTTACCGTTACTAATTTAAATCTCAACAAGCTACCTCAAAATGAGCAAGGAGAAGCAGATTATAGTCAAGATTTTTTTGGCAAACCTGCTTATCTTACCGTCAGTGGACAGCTACAGGCAGAAGTAATGGCAATGGCATTTAAGAATGTTTATACTTTTGGTCCTACTTTTCGCGCTGAAAATTCCAATACTTCTCGTCATTTGGCAGAGTTTTGGATGATTGAGCCTGAAATGGCTTTTTGTGACTTGGAAGGAGATCAAAACCTAGCTGAAGAATTTCTTAAGTACATTTTTAAATATGTTTTGGATCATTGCGCCGACGATTTAGAATTCTTTAATAAGTGGGTCGATAAATCTGTACTGGCAAATGCCGATACCATTGTTAGTAATGAATTTGAACGAATTACCTATACCAAAGCTATTGAATTGCTAGAAAAAGCTAAGCAGAAATTTGAGTTTCCTGTCGAATGGGGCATCGATTTACAGTCGGAACACGAACGCTACCTAGCTGAAAAACTGTTTAAAAAGCCCGTGATTGTAACCAACTATCCCAAGGATATTAAAGCTTTTTATATGCGTTTGGATGAAGGTGAGAAAACTGTCTCCGCCATGGATGTGCTTGCCCCTGGAATTGGCGAAATTATCGGTGGTTCACAACGGGAAGAACGCTTAGATGTTTTAGAAAGACGAATCAAACAGATGAATATCGAAGCCGAGGATATTTGGTGGTATTTAGATTTGCGTCGTTATGGCACAGTTCCCCATGCTGGCTTTGGTTTGGGTTTTGAAAGACTAGTGCAATTTATGACTGGAATGACTAATATTCGTGATGTAATTCCCTTTCCTAGAACTCCTCTAAGTGCAGATTTTTAG
- a CDS encoding GTP-binding protein translates to MLSQEEINNQAELEQALVGFEEINAELNYRKAQNSLRSLISNIDLTAEEQSGLESEIERLTQMLDKLEQSVVQIAAFGMVGRGKSSVLNALVGQDIFPTGALHGVTRTIDSADWKLTPEQIADTSKNLQRLTIPGKQGGEIQLLDTPGIDEVNGEAREILACDLAQRVDLILFIVSGDITQVEYRALSKLREAGKPMLLVFNKIDQYPEADRLAIYQKIKEERVRELISPDEIIMVAASPIEVRGIKDRTGKLKVQRIRGESQIESLRLKILELLDREGKSLVALNSMLFADRVNEQLLGRKLAIRDRAANALINQGMMVKAMAVALNPVTAIDLFSGAIIDVGIILSLSRLYGINMTQSGAVQLLKNIALSMGGISASELLATLGLSSIKGLLGLTVPATGGLSLAPYLSVAIAQGGVAGVSSYAIGQVTKTYLANGASWGEQSPKIVVQKILDSLDERSILNRIKSELRAKLHP, encoded by the coding sequence ATGTTGTCTCAAGAAGAAATAAACAATCAGGCAGAATTAGAACAGGCACTGGTTGGCTTTGAAGAAATTAATGCCGAGCTAAATTATCGTAAAGCGCAAAATTCTCTACGCAGTTTAATCAGTAACATTGACTTGACTGCTGAAGAACAAAGTGGATTAGAGTCAGAAATAGAGCGTCTAACTCAAATGCTGGATAAACTGGAACAGTCTGTAGTGCAAATTGCCGCTTTTGGTATGGTAGGCAGGGGTAAATCTTCGGTACTCAATGCTCTAGTTGGACAAGATATTTTTCCCACAGGCGCACTTCACGGCGTTACTCGTACCATCGATAGTGCTGACTGGAAACTAACCCCAGAACAAATCGCCGACACCTCAAAAAATCTGCAACGTCTAACTATTCCAGGAAAGCAAGGCGGAGAAATTCAACTGCTTGATACTCCAGGAATTGACGAGGTGAATGGTGAAGCGAGAGAAATCTTAGCCTGCGATCTAGCTCAGAGAGTAGATCTAATCCTGTTTATCGTATCGGGTGATATTACTCAAGTTGAATATCGTGCTTTGTCCAAACTGCGAGAAGCAGGAAAGCCGATGTTGTTAGTGTTCAACAAAATCGATCAGTATCCCGAAGCAGACAGACTGGCAATCTATCAGAAAATCAAGGAAGAAAGAGTTAGAGAACTGATTTCTCCTGATGAAATTATTATGGTGGCTGCATCTCCAATTGAGGTCAGAGGGATAAAAGATCGAACAGGTAAACTTAAAGTACAAAGGATTCGGGGTGAATCTCAAATAGAATCTCTCCGGCTAAAAATTTTAGAGCTATTAGACCGTGAAGGCAAATCTTTAGTAGCTCTAAACAGTATGCTCTTTGCCGACAGAGTAAACGAACAGCTATTAGGTCGTAAATTAGCAATTCGCGATCGCGCTGCCAATGCCTTAATTAATCAGGGAATGATGGTTAAAGCCATGGCGGTGGCACTTAATCCGGTGACGGCGATCGATTTGTTTTCTGGGGCAATTATTGATGTAGGAATTATTCTCTCTTTGTCCCGTCTTTATGGCATCAATATGACCCAATCTGGGGCAGTGCAGTTATTAAAGAACATTGCTCTAAGCATGGGCGGAATTAGTGCTAGCGAACTACTTGCAACCTTGGGTTTAAGCTCGATTAAAGGGCTTTTAGGACTAACAGTTCCCGCTACAGGTGGTTTATCTCTCGCGCCTTATTTGTCAGTGGCGATCGCTCAAGGAGGAGTGGCTGGAGTATCTTCTTATGCCATTGGGCAGGTAACGAAAACTTATTTAGCCAATGGCGCATCCTGGGGAGAACAAAGTCCTAAAATAGTGGTGCAGAAAATTCTTGATTCTCTAGATGAGCGTTCAATTCTCAATCGAATTAAATCAGAACTGCGAGCCAAGTTACATCCTTAA
- a CDS encoding DUF3146 family protein, producing the protein MNRRYLPETIAHVRITQQSISMGKIEGEVQAAQYEWQFRWRFRQRQLSVQPPLGRALIQEPLERFLERCDHQLEAGGDYTFTVRTKM; encoded by the coding sequence GTGAACCGTCGTTATCTACCAGAAACAATTGCCCATGTCCGCATCACTCAACAGTCTATTTCAATGGGTAAAATTGAAGGAGAAGTTCAAGCTGCTCAGTACGAATGGCAATTTAGATGGCGTTTCCGTCAAAGACAGCTTTCTGTTCAACCTCCTCTGGGCAGAGCTTTAATTCAAGAACCGTTAGAACGTTTTCTAGAACGCTGCGATCATCAGTTGGAAGCTGGTGGCGACTATACTTTTACAGTCAGAACAAAAATGTAA
- the cobM gene encoding precorrin-4 C(11)-methyltransferase, which produces MKSFQLTLKPAVYIIGAGPGDPELLTIKAYKILEQADVILYADSLVPKQILQDVREDAELVATGNKTLEQIIPLAIERVRQGKSVVRLHSGDLTLYSAIGEQIQAFADADIAFELIPGISAFQAAAAKLSTELTIPELVQTIILTRISGNASSVPKTEELASLAAHQASLCLYLAARHIEKAQEKLLKHYPKDTPVAVCYRVGWQDEQIWVVSLEQMAAVTRENNLIRTTLYLISPALQKAVTTRSRLYHPEHSHLFRPTIKE; this is translated from the coding sequence ATGAAATCATTTCAACTCACGCTTAAACCTGCTGTATATATTATTGGTGCAGGTCCTGGAGATCCAGAATTATTGACTATCAAAGCCTATAAAATTTTAGAACAAGCTGATGTAATTCTCTATGCAGATTCTTTAGTACCAAAACAAATCTTACAGGATGTTCGTGAAGATGCAGAATTAGTGGCAACGGGCAACAAAACCTTAGAGCAAATAATTCCTCTGGCAATTGAGCGGGTTAGACAAGGTAAATCAGTTGTGCGACTGCATTCTGGAGATTTAACTTTATATAGTGCGATCGGCGAACAAATACAGGCTTTCGCTGATGCAGATATTGCTTTTGAATTAATTCCTGGCATTAGTGCTTTTCAGGCTGCTGCTGCCAAACTTAGCACTGAGTTAACTATCCCAGAACTGGTGCAGACAATCATTTTGACGCGAATTAGCGGTAATGCATCGTCTGTACCCAAAACTGAAGAATTAGCGTCTTTAGCTGCTCACCAAGCCAGTTTGTGCCTTTATTTGGCGGCTCGCCATATTGAAAAAGCCCAAGAAAAACTGTTAAAACATTACCCCAAAGATACTCCTGTAGCAGTTTGCTATCGAGTCGGCTGGCAAGATGAACAAATCTGGGTAGTCTCTTTAGAACAAATGGCTGCGGTTACTCGTGAAAACAATTTAATTAGAACCACTTTATATCTAATTAGTCCTGCACTACAAAAAGCCGTAACTACCCGTTCTCGTTTATATCATCCCGAACACTCTCACTTGTTTCGTCCCACAATAAAAGAATAA
- the lgt gene encoding prolipoprotein diacylglyceryl transferase, translated as MPTYIDIFAFQFQSPGPTIFEVGPIEVRWYGLLIATAVLIGVTLSQYLAKRRRVDPDLLGDLAIWLVISAIPCARLYYVLFEWQEYAQRPEDIIAIWKGGIAIHGAIIGGTIATIIFARIKRISLWQLLDLIAPSLILGQAIGRWGNFFNSEAYGKPTDLPWKLFIAPRYRPLELLNFEYFHPTFLYESLWNLGVFVLLMSLFFWGLKQSNHLKTGTIAAVYLIGYSLGRVWIEWLRTDSLMIGPLKIAQIVSLSAIALGLLILAWLYWFRRPLPDVVSLRSQQNSPSHRP; from the coding sequence TTGCCAACTTACATAGATATATTCGCGTTTCAGTTTCAATCTCCTGGTCCAACTATTTTTGAAGTTGGTCCAATTGAGGTGCGTTGGTACGGTCTATTAATTGCGACCGCAGTTTTAATCGGCGTTACTCTATCTCAATACTTAGCCAAACGTCGGCGAGTAGACCCAGATTTGCTGGGAGATTTAGCGATTTGGTTGGTTATTTCTGCTATTCCTTGTGCCAGACTCTACTATGTTTTGTTTGAATGGCAAGAATATGCTCAACGTCCTGAAGATATTATTGCTATCTGGAAAGGGGGCATTGCAATTCATGGAGCAATAATTGGCGGAACGATCGCCACGATTATTTTTGCTCGAATCAAGCGTATTTCGCTATGGCAGTTATTAGATTTAATTGCACCTTCTTTGATCTTAGGTCAAGCAATTGGACGTTGGGGCAATTTCTTTAACTCTGAAGCTTATGGCAAGCCGACGGATTTACCTTGGAAACTTTTTATCGCACCTCGCTATCGACCTTTAGAACTACTAAATTTTGAATATTTCCACCCTACCTTTCTCTATGAGTCTTTATGGAATTTGGGGGTGTTTGTCTTGCTGATGTCCTTATTTTTTTGGGGACTAAAGCAATCTAACCATCTAAAAACAGGAACGATCGCAGCCGTATATTTAATTGGCTACAGTTTGGGTCGAGTGTGGATTGAATGGTTGCGTACCGACAGCTTGATGATTGGTCCATTAAAAATAGCTCAGATAGTTAGTTTAAGTGCGATCGCGCTAGGTCTACTCATTCTTGCTTGGCTATACTGGTTCAGACGACCATTACCTGATGTAGTTTCCCTTAGAAGTCAGCAGAATAGCCCTAGCCACAGACCATAA
- a CDS encoding glutathione S-transferase family protein, whose translation MAKNKSLPGKLIVKTGKFVWTTMWQIMMSQLAPRNQTGEYIRPESQFRNFISTKPDNLYQPAAKRYRLYVGLGCPWAHRTLVTSALKGLEEAIAVSIVYPSPDAGIWVLSKPELGCSTVPELYQLSQSGYTGRCTVPILWDEQTNTIVNNESAEIIEILNSEFNQFAQHPDYDLYPENLRSQIDQWNDKIYHTVNNGVYRCGFAQTQQAYTQASQKLFSTLDEIDAVLETNRYLCGDRPSLADVRLFTTLFRFDLVYYGLFKCNLRRIKDYSNLGAYLRDLYQLPGVAATCDLESIKRDYYGNLFPLNPGGIIPIGPDLTNLLQPHHRETITVN comes from the coding sequence ATGGCAAAGAACAAATCTCTTCCAGGCAAGTTAATTGTGAAAACGGGCAAGTTTGTTTGGACAACGATGTGGCAAATTATGATGTCTCAGCTTGCACCCCGTAACCAAACGGGAGAATATATTCGTCCCGAAAGCCAATTTAGAAATTTTATTAGTACTAAACCAGATAATCTTTATCAACCCGCTGCTAAGCGTTATCGTTTGTATGTGGGTTTGGGTTGTCCTTGGGCGCATCGTACCTTAGTTACTAGTGCCTTAAAGGGGCTGGAAGAAGCGATCGCCGTATCAATCGTCTATCCGTCTCCCGATGCGGGAATTTGGGTGTTATCCAAGCCAGAATTAGGTTGCAGTACCGTACCAGAACTATATCAGCTATCTCAGTCTGGCTACACAGGGCGCTGCACCGTACCGATTTTATGGGACGAACAGACTAACACCATTGTTAATAATGAAAGTGCTGAGATTATTGAAATACTCAACTCAGAATTTAATCAATTTGCCCAACATCCAGATTACGATCTCTATCCAGAAAACCTTAGATCGCAAATAGACCAGTGGAACGATAAGATTTACCATACTGTTAACAATGGGGTTTATCGCTGCGGTTTTGCCCAAACTCAACAGGCTTATACACAGGCAAGTCAGAAGTTGTTTTCTACCTTAGATGAAATAGACGCAGTTTTAGAAACTAATCGCTACCTTTGTGGCGATCGCCCTAGCCTGGCAGACGTAAGATTATTTACTACCTTGTTTCGCTTTGATCTTGTTTATTATGGGCTGTTTAAATGCAATCTGCGCCGTATCAAAGATTACAGTAATTTAGGCGCGTACCTGCGAGATTTGTATCAGTTACCAGGCGTTGCAGCTACCTGTGACTTGGAAAGCATTAAACGGGATTATTACGGTAATTTATTTCCCTTAAATCCTGGTGGTATCATTCCAATTGGGCCAGATCTGACCAATTTATTACAGCCTCACCATAGAGAAACAATAACTGTAAATTAA
- the rsmD gene encoding 16S rRNA (guanine(966)-N(2))-methyltransferase RsmD, whose translation MRIYGNRQLRTVPGQRTRPTAARVREALFNIWRDRIPGCSWLDLCAGNGSMGAEALCRGASKAVGIEQYGKACKVIEHNWQQVAQSEQSYQVFQGDVLVKIKKLTGQKFDWIYFDPPYDSYLYLPVLKAIASLELVTLEGAIAVEHNPRLWQAKEVPGLKIYRQKSYGNTTLSFYAVQ comes from the coding sequence ATGAGAATCTATGGCAATCGACAACTGAGGACAGTACCAGGACAAAGAACTCGTCCCACTGCTGCCAGAGTCAGGGAAGCTTTGTTTAATATTTGGCGCGATCGCATCCCAGGCTGTAGTTGGCTAGATCTATGTGCAGGCAATGGTTCAATGGGGGCAGAAGCTTTATGTCGCGGTGCAAGTAAGGCGGTAGGTATTGAACAGTATGGTAAAGCCTGTAAGGTAATTGAACATAACTGGCAGCAGGTAGCCCAATCAGAACAATCTTATCAAGTGTTTCAAGGAGATGTATTAGTTAAAATTAAAAAGCTGACGGGACAAAAGTTTGACTGGATTTATTTCGATCCCCCCTACGATAGTTATTTATATTTACCTGTTTTAAAAGCGATCGCCTCTCTGGAATTAGTTACCCTAGAAGGCGCGATCGCAGTCGAACACAATCCTCGACTTTGGCAAGCTAAAGAAGTACCTGGATTAAAGATCTATCGCCAGAAGTCCTACGGCAACACAACCCTCAGTTTCTATGCAGTGCAATGA
- a CDS encoding sulfurtransferase TusA family protein, with protein MNSEPLKGTDSYTSDRADAYLDLRGTPCPINFVRTKLRLEQMSPGALLEVWLDPGEPIEQVPDSLKIEGYQLEALDERQDFFAMLVRRPLVS; from the coding sequence ATGAACTCTGAGCCCCTAAAAGGTACGGATAGTTATACCTCAGATCGTGCAGATGCTTATCTAGATTTACGCGGTACACCTTGTCCGATTAATTTTGTGAGAACTAAGCTTCGTCTCGAGCAAATGTCCCCTGGCGCTTTATTAGAAGTTTGGCTCGATCCTGGCGAACCAATCGAACAAGTTCCCGATAGCTTAAAAATCGAAGGCTATCAGCTAGAGGCGTTGGATGAACGCCAGGATTTCTTTGCGATGTTAGTTCGTCGTCCTCTAGTGTCGTGA
- the rsmI gene encoding 16S rRNA (cytidine(1402)-2'-O)-methyltransferase has protein sequence MGKLYLVGTPIGNLEDITLRAIRILKEVDLIAAEDTRRTGKLLKHLQINTPQISYHEHNQDFRTQDLIARLQQGTDIALVTDAGMPSISDPGVKLVQAAIAQNITVIPIPGGTAVISALAASGMPTERFIFEGFLPLKESERQARLELLHSETKTVILYEAPHRILKTLKDLAAVLSADREIVLARELTKVHEEFWRGNIGEAIAMYSNERQPKGEYTLVLKGAAKTSLITSEAELKREFQQLLERGMTRSQASRHLSKLTSLSRREIYQLDLSNPDTHPTILPEMNR, from the coding sequence TTGGGCAAACTTTATTTAGTGGGAACTCCCATCGGCAATTTAGAAGATATTACTCTTAGAGCGATTCGTATCTTGAAAGAAGTAGATCTTATTGCAGCAGAAGATACTCGCCGAACGGGTAAACTACTCAAGCATCTACAAATTAACACACCTCAAATTAGCTATCACGAACATAACCAAGACTTTAGAACTCAAGATCTGATCGCACGTCTGCAACAGGGGACAGATATTGCTCTGGTAACAGATGCTGGTATGCCTAGTATTTCCGATCCTGGAGTTAAGTTAGTCCAAGCGGCGATCGCTCAGAATATTACTGTAATTCCTATCCCTGGGGGAACAGCAGTAATCAGTGCTTTAGCTGCATCAGGAATGCCCACCGAGAGATTTATCTTTGAGGGATTTCTGCCACTGAAAGAAAGTGAACGTCAGGCAAGATTAGAATTATTACATAGCGAAACCAAGACAGTAATTCTCTATGAAGCTCCCCATCGTATTCTCAAAACTTTGAAAGATTTAGCGGCCGTATTAAGTGCAGACAGAGAAATTGTACTAGCGCGAGAGTTAACTAAAGTACACGAAGAATTTTGGCGCGGAAATATCGGTGAAGCGATCGCTATGTACAGCAACGAGCGGCAACCAAAGGGAGAATATACTTTAGTCCTAAAAGGCGCAGCCAAAACCAGCTTAATTACCTCCGAAGCAGAACTAAAACGCGAATTCCAGCAACTATTAGAGCGGGGAATGACGCGATCGCAAGCTAGTCGTCATCTATCGAAGTTAACATCTCTTTCTCGACGAGAAATTTATCAATTGGATTTGAGCAATCCCGACACGCATCCTACGATTCTACCAGAGATGAATCGTTAG